In Pseudobacter ginsenosidimutans, the following are encoded in one genomic region:
- a CDS encoding tetratricopeptide repeat protein, with protein sequence MKPNFILILLLAASPLLKAQSEMIQPFISAWEVTDTSQSRLAQGFYDIQHRKKDTAFYLGITRQLQQYIRDNPSKRLEARFILYQTLGALEFGYPIDQVYLNRMQKAIRLALDLGDDQLSAEIYSVYAGISGPENYLLYNLKAYELQKKIGLQRFYFVYTRVFDLSRALYLNQDYRQSIRYGLEFLQIKITDFDHYDPLVYVFQLDILGACYKKLGQYDSATYYYKKMLDYVPGAIPDNPVKQALWLGIGEGNLGHILILKGRYDEARPLIESYLASSIASGDALNISMAHNFLGNIEHHCNQHDAALNHWRKAYFYSREAGSADYAIQASEGIAGIFRLKGLTDSAWHYYDLYHQYKDSLAVSMSQQHLSNLKARISFDELESSFNRAQAALQKEKTTRNGIMVGIACLALIVILLYNRRRLKQKLVWQAATQKQKEAELEIRNAREQIRDFKHHIVEKNNLIASLEAQINEQDQQQHQQAVALNLQQYTLLTDTEWEKFKLEFAKAYPDFLNIIRQKITQITPAEERLATLIFLQLNTYEIASSLGISKDSVLRSKRRLKQRLQLEDPVTVEEYLYNLLSSNN encoded by the coding sequence ATGAAGCCGAATTTTATTCTTATTCTCCTGTTGGCGGCCAGCCCCCTGCTGAAGGCGCAATCTGAAATGATACAGCCTTTTATCAGCGCATGGGAAGTAACTGATACTTCGCAAAGCCGCCTTGCACAAGGATTCTATGATATACAGCACAGGAAAAAAGATACCGCTTTTTATCTTGGGATTACCCGTCAGCTTCAGCAGTACATCAGGGATAATCCTTCCAAAAGACTGGAGGCCCGCTTCATATTGTACCAGACCCTCGGTGCACTGGAGTTCGGTTATCCGATTGACCAGGTTTATCTCAACCGGATGCAGAAAGCAATCCGCCTGGCGCTGGACCTGGGAGATGATCAGCTCTCTGCCGAAATCTACAGCGTGTATGCAGGTATAAGCGGGCCGGAAAATTACCTGCTATATAATCTCAAAGCATATGAACTGCAGAAAAAGATCGGGCTGCAGCGCTTTTACTTCGTATATACAAGGGTGTTCGATCTCAGCCGTGCCCTGTACCTGAACCAGGATTATCGCCAGAGCATCCGCTACGGATTGGAATTCCTGCAAATAAAGATCACTGACTTCGATCACTATGATCCGTTAGTATATGTTTTCCAGCTGGATATTCTCGGCGCCTGTTATAAAAAGCTGGGGCAGTACGATAGCGCAACTTACTATTACAAAAAAATGCTGGACTATGTGCCCGGCGCTATCCCTGACAATCCTGTGAAGCAGGCACTGTGGCTCGGGATCGGTGAAGGCAACCTGGGGCATATCCTGATCCTGAAGGGCAGATACGATGAGGCCAGGCCACTGATCGAATCTTATCTCGCCAGCAGTATTGCCAGCGGTGACGCACTGAACATTTCCATGGCGCATAATTTTCTCGGGAATATCGAACATCACTGCAACCAGCATGATGCAGCGCTGAACCATTGGCGTAAGGCATACTTTTATAGCAGGGAAGCTGGTTCCGCAGATTATGCCATCCAGGCCTCTGAAGGAATTGCCGGTATCTTCAGGCTGAAAGGACTAACAGACAGTGCCTGGCATTATTATGATCTTTATCATCAGTACAAGGATTCACTGGCTGTTAGCATGAGCCAGCAACATCTCTCGAACCTGAAAGCCAGGATCAGTTTTGATGAACTGGAATCTTCCTTTAACAGGGCGCAGGCTGCATTGCAAAAAGAGAAAACCACCAGGAATGGGATCATGGTAGGCATCGCCTGCCTGGCGCTGATTGTGATACTGCTGTACAACAGAAGACGCCTCAAACAAAAGCTCGTGTGGCAGGCAGCAACGCAAAAACAGAAAGAAGCCGAGCTGGAGATCAGGAACGCAAGGGAACAGATCCGTGATTTCAAACATCATATCGTTGAGAAAAATAATTTGATTGCCAGTCTCGAAGCACAGATCAATGAACAGGACCAGCAACAGCATCAGCAGGCAGTGGCCCTGAACCTCCAGCAATACACATTGCTTACAGATACCGAATGGGAGAAATTCAAACTGGAATTCGCGAAAGCCTATCCTGATTTTCTCAATATCATCCGCCAGAAAATTACACAGATCACACCGGCAGAAGAGCGGCTGGCCACCCTCATCTTTCTTCAACTCAACACCTATGAGATTGCAAGCAGCCTTGGCATCAGTAAAGATTCAGTACTGAGAAGCAAGCGCAGGCTCAAGCAACGTCTGCAATTGGAGGATCCGGTCACCGTTGAAGAATATCTATACAATCTATTGTCTTCCAATAATTAA
- a CDS encoding DUF1266 domain-containing protein, translated as MNQQNPIEQYLQTLRAMGMNEEAIAMYRQQMEQSINMTNQWASQFGQNFDPMNAMNQAFGSFGAFGDGNAQTQLELNPESTLTIRQQWAVACGADLAMLNGQYLNDVTTGFSRAECRQLLSQWWDIDSKEELLEMIEWLFAEGHRIQYDLIWQAMTTISMKESKEFLRQHVATNEEEEELALHRLRNMRDALELFQEQKLIAPDFQPEMLIWDYARVINLSRGGVDAGYITREEALVIIDKCIEPIRKMYTSWKQLSVSYQFARYVWSDLQEEDGREMMENMEILLTDPESPWVKLKWNEAI; from the coding sequence ATGAATCAGCAGAACCCTATTGAACAATACCTTCAGACGTTGCGGGCCATGGGAATGAACGAAGAAGCCATTGCCATGTACCGCCAGCAAATGGAACAATCCATCAACATGACCAATCAATGGGCCAGCCAGTTCGGACAGAACTTCGATCCCATGAATGCCATGAACCAGGCGTTTGGTTCATTCGGGGCATTTGGTGACGGTAATGCTCAAACGCAACTTGAGCTCAATCCGGAATCCACGCTTACCATCCGCCAGCAATGGGCTGTAGCCTGCGGCGCAGATCTGGCCATGCTCAATGGACAATACCTCAATGATGTCACTACCGGTTTTTCCAGGGCTGAATGCCGCCAGTTATTGTCGCAGTGGTGGGATATAGACAGCAAGGAAGAATTATTGGAAATGATAGAATGGCTTTTCGCTGAAGGCCATCGCATCCAGTATGATCTGATCTGGCAGGCGATGACCACCATTTCCATGAAAGAAAGCAAGGAATTCCTCCGCCAGCATGTAGCCACCAATGAGGAGGAAGAAGAGCTGGCATTGCATCGCCTTCGCAATATGCGCGATGCGCTGGAACTGTTCCAGGAGCAAAAGCTGATCGCACCTGATTTCCAGCCGGAGATGCTGATCTGGGATTATGCACGGGTGATCAATCTCAGCCGTGGCGGCGTTGATGCCGGGTATATCACCAGGGAGGAAGCGCTGGTCATCATCGACAAGTGTATCGAACCAATTCGCAAGATGTATACTTCATGGAAACAATTGTCGGTTTCTTATCAGTTTGCCCGCTATGTGTGGAGTGATCTGCAGGAGGAAGATGGAAGGGAAATGATGGAGAACATGGAGATCCTGCTGACCGATCCTGAAAGTCCCTGGGTGAAATTGAAATGGAATGAAGCAATCTGA
- the ygiD gene encoding 4,5-DOPA-extradiol-dioxygenase, translated as MERKDFIKTMMMGVAGVTGLSAWNQFTSGLKDQERLMPVLFVGHGSPMNGIEDNEFSAKWKAMAKEIPRPVAVLVVSAHWFTRGTRITAMDFPKTIHDFGGFPQELFDVQYKAPGDPALAAETAQLLHSAQVELDHDWGLDHGAWTIVRHMYPDADIPVMQLSIDYTQPPRYHYDLAKELYSLRRKGILIMGSGNMVHNLRMIAWDKMDQPEYGYHWALQINEKMKNQIVSGDHSQLIQYTSMGKEAQLAIPTPEHYLPLLYTLGLKGTKDEVSFFNDKAVGGSLTMTSVKLDTKA; from the coding sequence ATGGAAAGAAAAGACTTCATAAAAACAATGATGATGGGAGTAGCGGGCGTAACCGGATTATCGGCGTGGAATCAATTCACCAGCGGATTGAAGGATCAGGAGCGGCTTATGCCGGTGCTGTTTGTTGGTCATGGTTCACCCATGAATGGCATCGAGGATAATGAATTTTCGGCGAAATGGAAAGCCATGGCGAAGGAGATCCCCAGGCCGGTAGCTGTGCTGGTGGTGTCGGCACACTGGTTTACCCGCGGCACCCGCATCACTGCAATGGATTTTCCAAAGACCATTCATGATTTCGGAGGATTTCCGCAGGAATTGTTCGATGTGCAATACAAGGCTCCCGGTGATCCCGCACTGGCCGCGGAAACCGCGCAGTTGCTGCATTCCGCACAGGTGGAACTGGACCACGACTGGGGCCTGGACCACGGCGCCTGGACCATCGTCCGGCATATGTATCCCGATGCAGATATTCCCGTAATGCAATTGAGCATCGATTACACACAACCGCCGCGATACCATTATGATCTTGCAAAAGAACTGTATTCGCTTCGCCGCAAAGGCATTCTGATCATGGGAAGCGGCAATATGGTGCATAACCTGCGCATGATAGCATGGGATAAAATGGACCAGCCTGAATATGGCTACCACTGGGCGCTGCAGATAAATGAAAAAATGAAAAACCAGATAGTATCAGGCGATCATTCGCAACTGATACAGTATACATCGATGGGCAAGGAAGCCCAACTGGCAATCCCTACCCCGGAGCATTACCTGCCTCTTCTGTATACGCTTGGATTAAAAGGAACTAAAGACGAAGTATCCTTCTTCAACGACAAAGCTGTTGGAGGATCATTGACGATGACATCAGTAAAACTCGATACGAAGGCGTAG
- a CDS encoding YceI family protein, which translates to MCTALKAAGKNKFKLSGDLTLHGVTKPVTLDLEYRGTVENPLSKKATAGFQLTGSIKRSGFGIGSKFPEQMVSDVVRIKADGEFSQQ; encoded by the coding sequence ATGTGTACAGCACTCAAAGCTGCGGGCAAGAACAAATTCAAGCTCAGCGGTGATCTCACCCTGCATGGCGTTACCAAACCAGTTACGCTGGACCTGGAATACAGGGGCACAGTTGAAAATCCCTTGAGCAAAAAAGCCACAGCAGGTTTTCAGCTTACGGGCAGCATCAAGCGCTCTGGTTTTGGAATCGGAAGCAAATTCCCTGAGCAAATGGTGAGTGATGTTGTGCGTATCAAAGCTGATGGCGAGTTCTCTCAACAATAA
- a CDS encoding NADPH-dependent F420 reductase, whose translation MKTKQTIAIIGASGNMGSAIAKSLAGGNYRLLLYSTNQEKTATLLKSIHEKHPGADAELIDCSTQASWEADIIIMAVPYAAEKEVAEKIKEVANQKIVISIANPLNETYSGLVTDPGTSAAEELQQLLPHSKVVKAFNTTYAADFTNPVIDGKQVDGFIAGSDPEALEIVVELVATAGFNPIVAGDLSISRTLESMQSLLISLTMKYDYNWHAGWKVLHN comes from the coding sequence ATGAAAACAAAGCAAACCATTGCCATTATCGGCGCATCCGGAAATATGGGATCGGCCATTGCCAAAAGCCTGGCCGGCGGGAATTACCGCTTACTTTTGTATTCCACCAACCAGGAGAAAACAGCCACATTACTGAAAAGCATACACGAAAAGCATCCCGGCGCAGATGCCGAGCTGATCGATTGCTCTACGCAGGCTTCCTGGGAAGCGGATATCATTATTATGGCAGTCCCATATGCCGCAGAAAAAGAAGTGGCGGAGAAGATAAAGGAAGTGGCCAATCAAAAGATCGTGATCAGCATCGCCAATCCACTCAATGAAACTTATTCAGGTCTGGTAACCGATCCGGGAACAAGCGCAGCAGAAGAATTGCAGCAATTATTGCCGCATTCCAAAGTGGTGAAAGCCTTCAATACCACTTATGCAGCCGATTTTACCAACCCGGTGATCGATGGAAAACAAGTAGATGGCTTTATTGCGGGTAGTGATCCGGAGGCTCTGGAAATTGTGGTAGAGCTGGTTGCCACAGCTGGATTCAATCCCATCGTTGCAGGCGATCTCTCTATCAGCCGCACCCTGGAAAGCATGCAGTCTCTGCTCATTTCACTCACCATGAAGTATGACTATAACTGGCATGCGGGCTGGAAAGTCCTGCACAACTAA
- a CDS encoding Crp/Fnr family transcriptional regulator, translating to MYELFFENINKKVALTEADKAVIKTYLTPKKVRRKQYLLQEGDVCKNIIFVEKGALREYSLDESGREHILQFALEGWAISDLYSFLTGEPATYAIDAIEDSELVLIGKSAHEELLVKCRAYETFTRLNITGAYLAMQKRLTSTTSASLEERYEAFVALYPHIAERVPQHMIASYLGLTPETLSRVRKRISQNK from the coding sequence ATGTACGAATTATTCTTCGAAAATATCAACAAAAAGGTGGCGCTTACGGAGGCTGACAAAGCCGTCATCAAAACATATCTCACGCCCAAGAAAGTGCGGAGAAAGCAATACCTGTTGCAGGAAGGGGATGTTTGCAAGAATATCATTTTTGTGGAGAAGGGCGCATTGCGTGAATACAGCCTGGATGAATCAGGTCGTGAACATATCCTTCAGTTCGCACTGGAAGGATGGGCAATTTCAGACTTGTACAGTTTTCTCACCGGCGAGCCGGCCACTTATGCCATCGATGCCATCGAAGATTCTGAACTGGTGCTCATTGGCAAGTCTGCACATGAAGAGCTGCTCGTGAAGTGCCGTGCATACGAAACCTTCACACGTCTCAATATCACCGGAGCTTACCTGGCCATGCAGAAAAGATTGACCTCCACTACCAGTGCCAGCCTGGAAGAGCGTTATGAAGCCTTCGTTGCTCTTTATCCGCATATCGCGGAGCGCGTTCCGCAGCACATGATCGCGTCTTACCTGGGGCTTACTCCCGAAACACTTAGCCGCGTGAGAAAGCGGATCTCCCAAAATAAATAA
- a CDS encoding HD domain-containing protein, whose amino-acid sequence MQTLLEQVTQFASDAHGSQRRKFIDEPYIVHPIRVMEICKGYTSDPAVLAAALLHDVLEDTSVTKDEISKFLLTQMDDATTRRTVQLVDELTDRFVKAAYPQLNRRTRKSREAERLAATSGDAQTIKYADIIDNSAEFASQETDFTHVFLRECHSLLKKMDKGNQALRERAMKVVEGEIAKLK is encoded by the coding sequence ATGCAAACCCTTCTTGAACAAGTGACTCAGTTTGCTTCTGATGCCCACGGAAGCCAGCGGCGGAAATTCATTGATGAACCCTATATTGTCCATCCCATCCGTGTGATGGAAATATGTAAAGGATATACCTCAGATCCGGCAGTGCTGGCAGCTGCCCTGCTGCACGATGTTCTGGAAGATACGTCTGTTACAAAAGATGAGATCAGCAAGTTCCTGTTAACACAAATGGATGATGCTACCACCAGGCGGACTGTTCAGCTGGTTGATGAATTAACTGACCGCTTCGTAAAAGCTGCATATCCGCAATTGAACCGGCGTACAAGAAAATCCAGGGAAGCTGAAAGATTAGCTGCTACCAGCGGAGATGCACAAACGATAAAATACGCAGATATAATCGATAACAGTGCTGAATTTGCCAGCCAGGAAACAGATTTTACGCATGTGTTCTTACGGGAATGTCATTCGCTTTTGAAAAAAATGGACAAGGGGAATCAGGCTTTGCGTGAGCGGGCGATGAAAGTTGTTGAGGGGGAGATTGCTAAACTGAAGTGA
- a CDS encoding serine hydrolase: MNLNIVGKAFCILLLTFLSVNSLLAHNGEIAHAYPLGRITVDGNLSDWPVSATKYHIKTVLSGKPLNAEDFSGYFKVGYRAEEKSLYLAFTITDNDFIEDTSANVAYNTQDCLELGLDARHLSFGSGVAGFMYSKKLRNTNHAAFDLFAKAANWEIMEVATTRKGNTRYIEWKIRLDDQLVVGKSIGLDFAVFDKDSSGNFAIHSWGRGDSKYRNAKSLGDIILMPSLSQVGKVSGKLNWDREMKMKIPLPSSIMLTSVQNPKCWVAAAIDSNGNYKAWLPAGKYKLDFIEPYFYSGEKIYASKPDKQVSINVVANKESIIPAITIPGTPVPDLLPAKGIMHDFSNASAKKIDHFIETYQEYYGIPGISMALIKDGKMVYYKTYGYKNSITKEKVDSNTLFEAASVTKPVFAFAVQRLAERGVIDLDKPLYEYLPYPDIAYDDRYKLITAKHVLTHRTGFPNWRWMNEDKKLNLLFVPGTDFNYSGEGFEYLKKVVEKITGKNVEQVLKEEVLDPVGLYHTFFSANDSLKQVKSNGHYDMLPTYNPLPEAPGMAYSMHTEAKVFTRFMLYMLEQKGLSAATYDSMFSRHSDFKFDPGEPQPRYPSYMGMSLEIRETPYGKSFGHGGNNGDFRCHFEVYKDLKMGYVIFTNANTAYPLLNVMRQFLVEGKEE, encoded by the coding sequence ATGAACCTCAATATTGTGGGCAAAGCATTTTGCATCCTGTTGCTGACCTTCCTGTCTGTAAATTCCCTGCTGGCGCATAATGGCGAGATAGCGCATGCATATCCGCTAGGCAGGATCACTGTAGATGGCAATCTTTCTGACTGGCCTGTTTCTGCCACCAAATATCATATCAAAACAGTACTGTCCGGAAAGCCCCTGAATGCAGAAGATTTTTCAGGTTATTTCAAGGTGGGATATCGTGCTGAGGAAAAATCCTTATACCTGGCTTTTACCATTACCGATAATGATTTTATAGAAGATACTTCTGCAAACGTTGCATACAATACACAGGATTGCCTGGAGCTGGGCCTCGATGCGCGCCATCTGAGTTTTGGATCGGGCGTGGCGGGCTTTATGTACAGCAAGAAATTACGGAACACCAATCATGCAGCATTCGATCTGTTTGCAAAAGCCGCCAACTGGGAGATCATGGAAGTGGCCACTACCAGGAAAGGCAACACGCGTTACATTGAATGGAAGATCCGGCTGGATGATCAGCTGGTGGTTGGTAAATCAATCGGCCTCGACTTTGCCGTATTCGATAAAGATTCAAGCGGCAACTTCGCCATTCATAGCTGGGGCAGGGGAGATTCCAAATACAGAAATGCCAAAAGTCTGGGCGATATCATCCTGATGCCCTCGCTGAGCCAGGTGGGAAAGGTTTCAGGAAAGCTGAACTGGGACAGGGAAATGAAAATGAAAATACCCTTGCCTTCAAGTATCATGCTTACCTCTGTTCAAAACCCAAAATGCTGGGTGGCTGCTGCCATCGACAGCAATGGGAATTATAAAGCCTGGCTGCCGGCGGGTAAATACAAGCTGGATTTTATTGAACCATACTTCTATAGCGGGGAGAAAATATACGCTTCCAAACCGGATAAGCAGGTAAGCATCAACGTGGTGGCGAACAAAGAAAGCATTATCCCGGCCATCACTATTCCCGGCACTCCGGTGCCTGACCTGCTGCCGGCAAAAGGCATAATGCATGATTTCAGCAATGCATCCGCAAAAAAGATCGATCATTTTATTGAAACATACCAGGAATACTATGGTATACCGGGTATTTCAATGGCACTGATCAAAGACGGAAAAATGGTTTACTACAAAACATACGGATACAAGAATTCGATCACCAAAGAAAAAGTGGATAGCAATACATTGTTCGAAGCAGCTTCCGTAACCAAGCCTGTCTTCGCATTTGCAGTGCAGCGGCTGGCAGAACGGGGCGTGATCGATCTCGATAAACCTCTGTATGAATATCTGCCCTATCCGGATATAGCTTATGATGACCGATACAAGCTCATAACGGCAAAGCATGTACTAACACATCGTACCGGTTTCCCCAATTGGCGATGGATGAATGAAGACAAAAAACTAAACCTTCTCTTCGTGCCCGGCACTGATTTCAATTATTCGGGAGAAGGATTTGAATACCTGAAGAAAGTAGTGGAAAAGATCACAGGAAAGAATGTTGAACAGGTGTTGAAGGAAGAAGTGCTGGATCCTGTAGGATTGTATCATACTTTCTTTTCTGCCAACGATTCATTGAAGCAGGTAAAATCCAATGGACATTACGATATGCTTCCCACTTACAATCCATTGCCTGAAGCGCCTGGCATGGCTTATTCCATGCACACCGAAGCAAAAGTGTTCACCCGCTTTATGCTGTACATGCTGGAACAAAAAGGGCTGAGCGCCGCCACTTATGATTCCATGTTCAGCAGGCATTCCGATTTCAAATTCGATCCGGGCGAGCCCCAACCCAGATACCCTTCCTATATGGGCATGAGCCTCGAGATCAGGGAAACGCCTTATGGGAAATCATTTGGTCATGGAGGCAACAATGGTGATTTCCGTTGTCATTTTGAAGTGTACAAAGACCTGAAGATGGGCTATGTGATATTTACGAATGCCAATACTGCCTATCCGCTGCTGAATGTGATGCGGCAGTTCCTGGTGGAAGGCAAGGAAGAATAG
- a CDS encoding RNA polymerase sigma factor, whose amino-acid sequence MAADPTYDENELLQAVVKGDETAFRELMSRYWDKMYSNILYHCKQQELAEELTQDLFVTVWQKREQLPQIRQFDAWLYTIAKNLVLGAFRKKVLPLLDADTFDPLFHDDGLTGVDLLELKELHSVLNNEIAQLPPQLQRAFTLHRIQGLSHDEVAAQMNISRFSSQTYVARATIMLRAALSKYSGKAGFNFFMLFL is encoded by the coding sequence TTGGCGGCTGATCCAACATACGATGAAAACGAACTGCTCCAGGCTGTAGTGAAAGGTGACGAAACGGCGTTCCGCGAGCTCATGAGCAGGTACTGGGACAAGATGTACAGTAATATATTGTATCACTGTAAGCAGCAGGAACTTGCCGAAGAGCTGACGCAGGACCTCTTTGTAACCGTATGGCAGAAAAGAGAACAGCTTCCGCAGATCAGGCAGTTCGACGCATGGCTCTACACCATCGCCAAGAACCTGGTGCTCGGCGCCTTCCGTAAAAAAGTATTACCCCTTCTCGATGCCGATACATTCGATCCATTGTTCCACGATGATGGACTTACCGGCGTGGACCTTCTGGAACTCAAAGAGCTTCATTCCGTTCTCAATAATGAAATAGCTCAACTCCCCCCGCAACTGCAACGCGCCTTTACCCTGCACCGCATTCAGGGACTATCGCACGATGAAGTAGCTGCACAAATGAATATTTCACGATTCAGCTCCCAAACCTATGTTGCCCGCGCCACCATCATGTTGCGCGCTGCCTTATCGAAATACAGTGGCAAAGCAGGTTTCAACTTTTTTATGCTTTTCCTGTAA
- a CDS encoding FecR family protein, which translates to MENEKLAILWEQYLSGRMSRAERTELRTLLEDSNNQELLEILLNQSMDNPDIPLQKDGKKDKHIIQVLDAIRSNTTPTLNRTQIRTRSWFRYAAAATLVLCAGAYFLFRPTGKDMKTEQTTAAVHNIQPGGDRAMLTLADGSVILLDSTGNGSIALQGSTQIMKQADGRIVYGNNNSAGAAGMMNTMRTPIGGKYQLILPDGTKVWLNAASSITFPVAFQEKERRVTISGEVYFEVAQDKSRPFSVTGGNANVQVLGTQFNVNAYENEDKLKVTLLNGSVKVSDIQSKQATVLVPGQQAQLTAEQLSSTGNIDLNKVMAWKNDLFNFEDATLDEAMRQISRWYGVKVIYEQGIPKTQLWGKMSRNTSFERVLRNLKDIGVNYRLTDNKELIILQ; encoded by the coding sequence ATGGAAAACGAGAAACTGGCCATATTATGGGAACAATATCTTTCGGGAAGGATGAGCAGGGCCGAGAGGACCGAGCTCAGAACCCTGCTGGAAGATTCCAACAACCAGGAACTGCTGGAGATCCTGCTCAACCAGTCAATGGATAATCCTGACATCCCTCTTCAGAAAGATGGAAAAAAGGACAAACATATCATTCAGGTGCTGGACGCGATCCGTTCAAACACCACCCCAACCCTAAACCGGACTCAGATCCGCACCAGGAGCTGGTTTCGTTACGCAGCTGCCGCAACACTGGTACTGTGCGCCGGCGCGTACTTCCTGTTCAGGCCAACCGGTAAGGATATGAAAACAGAACAGACCACTGCTGCTGTTCACAATATCCAGCCGGGCGGCGACAGGGCCATGCTAACCCTGGCAGATGGCTCCGTGATCCTGCTTGACAGCACCGGCAATGGTTCCATCGCCCTGCAGGGCAGTACACAGATCATGAAACAGGCTGATGGAAGGATCGTGTATGGCAACAATAATTCAGCAGGCGCCGCCGGCATGATGAATACCATGCGCACGCCAATCGGTGGAAAATACCAGCTCATCCTGCCGGATGGCACAAAGGTCTGGTTGAATGCCGCCAGCTCCATCACTTTTCCTGTAGCATTTCAGGAAAAGGAACGCAGGGTAACAATCAGTGGCGAAGTTTATTTTGAAGTGGCGCAGGATAAGTCGCGGCCCTTCTCCGTCACAGGTGGTAACGCCAATGTACAGGTGCTCGGCACACAATTCAATGTGAATGCCTATGAAAATGAGGACAAATTGAAAGTGACCCTTCTGAATGGTAGTGTGAAAGTATCGGACATTCAATCGAAACAAGCCACAGTGCTGGTTCCCGGCCAACAGGCGCAACTAACTGCTGAGCAACTCTCATCAACCGGAAATATCGATCTGAACAAAGTGATGGCCTGGAAGAACGACCTTTTCAATTTTGAAGATGCGACCCTTGATGAAGCGATGCGCCAGATCAGCCGCTGGTACGGCGTGAAAGTGATCTATGAACAAGGTATACCCAAAACGCAACTCTGGGGTAAGATGAGCAGGAATACCAGCTTCGAACGTGTATTGAGAAACCTGAAAGATATAGGAGTGAATTACAGACTGACCGATAACAAGGAACTGATCATTTTACAATAA